DNA sequence from the uncultured Ilyobacter sp. genome:
ATCAGCATGTCCGATACTTCTGTCTCCTAGGTAACTTGCTCTTCCTTTAGTAGCTTTAATAGTTTTCGTATACTCTACTCCCTCCCTTGCAGATATTACAGCCTGCTCTAGGGCCTTGGTTCCTGAATCTTCCTCACTGAGGGATTTCTCATATGCTTCACATGCAGGAATAAGAGAGTCGAGGATTGTTTTTTCACCTCTTACGGCTTTTCCCCTCATCTGGATACCATCTATAGAGGCTTTGAGTATGCTTAAAAAGGCTTTAGAGTCTATTGCTTCTAAACCCTTGACTGCAGCGGCACTCTTCATAAAGGCAGTTCCGTAAAGAGGTCCTGACGCCCCTCCAACTGTGGAGATGAGAGTCATAGCTACAGTATTAAGGATTGTCGTGCAATCCTTATCCTCGAGGTCTTTTAGTTTATCTTTTACATTTGTAAAACCTCTCGACATATTTATACCGTGGTCTCCGTCACCGATCGCAGTATCAAGGTCATTTAATACCATCTTGTTTTCTATTATACGATCCCCTATATTGTTTAAAATATCTAAAAGTTTTTTGTTGTCAATCATAGCATTATCTCCTTTAGAATTGTTTGAATGCAGGTGTATCAGCCTTTGCATTTAAGAGTTTTTTAAGTTCATCATCTAGTTTTAGGATACTGATAGAAAATCCTGGCATCTCAAGGGATGTCATATAGTTACCTACATAAGTGTTTGCAATTTTAATCTCTTTTGCTTTTAAAATTTCTGCAACTTTTCTATTTACTATGTAAAGTTCCATAAGGGGAGTAGCTCCTAGACCGTTTACCATCACGGCGACCTCTTCGCCTTTTTCTATTTTGATATCTTCTAGTATTTTATCCATAAGTTCTTCAGTGTGCTCATCTGCACTTTTTATTTTTTCCTTAGAAACTCCAGGTTCTCCGTGAATTCCAAGGCCTATTTCCACTTCGTCCTCCTCTAGCACAAAACCTTTTTTACCTGCAGCGGGAACGATGCATGCATCTAGTGACATTCCCATACTTCTCACATTTTCAATTACTTTTTCAGCGACTTTTTTTACTTCAGCGAGGTCTCTTCCCTCTTCAGCCGCTGCCCCGGCAATCTTATGTATAAATACAGTCCCGGCAACTCCTCTTCTACCAGCAGTATAGGTACTATTTTCAACTGCAACGTCGTCATTTACAACAACTTTTTCAACTTTTATATCGTCCATAGCAGCCATCTCAGCAGCCATTTCAAAATTCATTACATCTCCTGTGTAATTTTTTATAACCAGAAGGACTCCGTTTCCTCCATCGACAGCTTTTATAGCTTCGAGGACTTGATCTGGAGTAGGTGAAGTAAAGACCTCTCCTGCTACAGCACCACTTAGCATACCTGTACCTACATAACCACCATGTGAAGGCTCGTGACCACTTCCACCTCCGCTTACAAGTGCCACCTTTCCATCAATGGGTGAATCTTTTCTAACAAGGACATGAAACCCATCCAATTTTTTTAGGTAATCAGGGTGTGCTTCTACAACACCCTCTAACATTTCAGTCACTACATTTTCTGGGCTATTGATTATTTTTTTCATACATCTCCTCCTCAATTAGTTTTATATGCAAAATTAAATTTTAACTCTAATGATTATTTTAAAATAAATTAGGTGTATTTCCTTTAAAATTTTAAATTTTTTATTTCTGAGAAATAAAA
Encoded proteins:
- the dhaL gene encoding dihydroxyacetone kinase subunit DhaL, which gives rise to MIDNKKLLDILNNIGDRIIENKMVLNDLDTAIGDGDHGINMSRGFTNVKDKLKDLEDKDCTTILNTVAMTLISTVGGASGPLYGTAFMKSAAAVKGLEAIDSKAFLSILKASIDGIQMRGKAVRGEKTILDSLIPACEAYEKSLSEEDSGTKALEQAVISAREGVEYTKTIKATKGRASYLGDRSIGHADPGATSTKVILEAILEVL
- the dhaK gene encoding dihydroxyacetone kinase subunit DhaK; this translates as MKKIINSPENVVTEMLEGVVEAHPDYLKKLDGFHVLVRKDSPIDGKVALVSGGGSGHEPSHGGYVGTGMLSGAVAGEVFTSPTPDQVLEAIKAVDGGNGVLLVIKNYTGDVMNFEMAAEMAAMDDIKVEKVVVNDDVAVENSTYTAGRRGVAGTVFIHKIAGAAAEEGRDLAEVKKVAEKVIENVRSMGMSLDACIVPAAGKKGFVLEEDEVEIGLGIHGEPGVSKEKIKSADEHTEELMDKILEDIKIEKGEEVAVMVNGLGATPLMELYIVNRKVAEILKAKEIKIANTYVGNYMTSLEMPGFSISILKLDDELKKLLNAKADTPAFKQF